One stretch of Lentisphaerota bacterium DNA includes these proteins:
- a CDS encoding NAD(+)/NADH kinase, translating into MAGGRDVAAARPRGQCGGYGLLADTGKKTTGGERMKRVGVMVNCRKAHAAEAVRLVAAEAAAAGLELLADSRAAVVAGAVPLCPLADFQTRVEAVLVLGGDGTVLEAARQFQGQDLPLMGLNIGSLGYLTCVGDAQFGEAVRALRHDAVTRDRRSTLAGRIARTGRDGEELADALNEVVISRGAAGRLIWLDLELDGEAVMTTACDGLVVSTPTGSTAYALATGGPILLPATPALEIAVICPHSLSFRPLVVPDSTTVAIRLARASAAAPVVSVDGQDDIPLAFGDRVELRRSPRGVTLLHLPGYNPCSVMNRKLGWGGR; encoded by the coding sequence ATGGCTGGGGGTCGAGACGTCGCCGCTGCTCGGCCCCGAGGGCAATGTGGGGGTTATGGCCTATTGGCGGACACCGGGAAGAAAACAACGGGAGGCGAACGCATGAAACGGGTCGGCGTGATGGTCAATTGTCGCAAGGCGCATGCCGCAGAAGCCGTGCGTCTGGTCGCAGCCGAGGCCGCTGCGGCCGGGCTGGAACTGCTGGCCGACAGCCGGGCCGCCGTCGTCGCCGGCGCGGTGCCGCTGTGCCCGCTCGCGGACTTCCAGACGCGCGTCGAAGCGGTGCTCGTTCTGGGCGGGGATGGCACGGTGCTCGAGGCCGCTCGCCAGTTTCAAGGCCAGGATCTGCCGCTCATGGGACTGAACATCGGGTCGCTCGGCTATCTCACCTGTGTCGGCGACGCCCAGTTCGGCGAGGCGGTTCGTGCCCTGCGACACGATGCCGTCACCCGTGATCGGCGCTCGACCCTCGCCGGCCGGATTGCTCGGACGGGCCGGGACGGGGAGGAGCTGGCAGATGCCCTCAATGAAGTCGTGATCAGCCGCGGCGCGGCGGGCCGGCTGATCTGGCTCGATCTGGAACTCGACGGCGAAGCGGTGATGACGACGGCCTGCGACGGCCTCGTGGTCTCCACGCCCACGGGCAGCACTGCCTATGCGCTGGCGACGGGCGGGCCGATCCTCCTCCCCGCGACACCCGCGCTGGAGATCGCCGTGATTTGCCCCCACTCCCTCTCCTTCCGGCCGCTGGTGGTGCCCGACTCGACGACCGTGGCGATCCGCCTGGCGCGGGCCTCCGCCGCCGCTCCGGTGGTCTCGGTGGACGGTCAGGACGACATCCCGCTCGCCTTCGGCGACCGGGTCGAACTGCGGCGCAGCCCGCGCGGCGTGACCCTCCTCCATCTCCCCGGTTACAACCCCTGCTCCGTGATGAACCGCAAACTCGGCTGGGGCGGCCGGTGA
- a CDS encoding ribonuclease HII, which translates to MLRIPIDLLAEERVWWRRFPDQVLAGVDEAGRGPLAGPVVAGAVTMAPLTAERAYAGPLAGLTDSKQLTPARRAAFYDLLTCAPDIQIGVGWCSPAEIDDLNILGATHLAMRRAVAALPLLAGHVLVDGLPVSGLPCPSTAIVRGDAKSFLIAAASVVAKVLRDRHMEELAARYPAYGFDSNKGYGVRDHIAALFRHGPCPQHRRSFRPVQDALQFLPGLKA; encoded by the coding sequence ATGCTCCGCATTCCCATTGATTTGCTGGCCGAGGAACGGGTTTGGTGGCGGAGGTTTCCCGACCAGGTGCTCGCCGGCGTGGACGAGGCCGGCCGGGGGCCGCTGGCGGGCCCGGTCGTGGCGGGCGCCGTGACGATGGCGCCGCTTACGGCCGAACGCGCCTATGCGGGACCGCTCGCCGGTCTGACGGATAGCAAACAGCTCACCCCCGCCCGTCGCGCCGCATTCTACGACCTCCTGACGTGCGCTCCCGACATCCAAATCGGCGTCGGCTGGTGCAGCCCTGCCGAGATCGACGACCTCAACATCTTGGGCGCGACCCACTTGGCGATGCGCCGCGCCGTGGCGGCGCTGCCGCTGCTGGCCGGCCACGTGTTGGTCGATGGCCTGCCGGTTTCGGGACTTCCCTGCCCATCCACCGCGATTGTCAGGGGCGATGCCAAAAGCTTTCTCATCGCCGCCGCCAGCGTGGTCGCCAAGGTGCTGCGTGACCGGCATATGGAAGAATTGGCGGCGCGTTATCCGGCGTACGGGTTTGACTCGAACAAGGGGTATGGCGTGCGCGACCATATCGCGGCGCTCTTCCGCCACGGTCCCTGTCCCCAGCACCGTCGGAGCTTCCGCCCCGTCCAGGATGCGCTGCAGTTTCTGCCCGGACTGAAGGCGTGA
- the dnaX gene encoding DNA polymerase III subunit gamma/tau, with the protein MAYEVLARKWRPAQFDDVVGQSHVTRTLKNAIESNRVAHAYLFVGPRGIGKTTLSRIFAKALNCLASDRPTITPCGVCDLCREIATGNSFDVLEIDGASNNGVDQVRDLRDQVQFAPARGRFRIIIIDEVHMLSASAFNALLKTLEEPPPHVKFIFATTEGDKIPPTIISRCQRFDLRRIHTALIVERLRMICEQEHVAITDDALLAVARGADGGMRDAQSALDQLISFKGDTLTEDDVLAVFGLVSRRSLETLAGHILTGGLADILRLVALFDSAGKDLRRLVAELLDHFRNLLVFQHVGADAGSLDATPEQIHTLALQAETSDPARVLRVAEMLAETEGRLRHALNVRTLLETALIRCARASTTVTLEDVIKRLNAIRSAEPPPAAPAAPERNPAARRQQVFDDPAVKRAMELFDGDVVGIEE; encoded by the coding sequence ATGGCGTACGAAGTGCTGGCCCGAAAGTGGCGTCCCGCGCAGTTTGACGATGTGGTGGGGCAGTCGCATGTGACCCGGACGCTGAAGAACGCGATCGAGAGCAACCGCGTGGCGCATGCGTATCTGTTCGTGGGGCCCCGCGGCATCGGCAAGACCACCCTCTCGCGCATTTTCGCCAAAGCGCTCAACTGCCTGGCGTCGGACAGGCCCACCATCACTCCGTGCGGCGTCTGTGACCTGTGCCGCGAGATCGCGACGGGAAATTCGTTTGACGTGCTGGAAATCGACGGCGCGTCGAACAACGGGGTCGATCAGGTGCGCGACCTGCGCGATCAGGTGCAGTTCGCCCCCGCCAGGGGCCGCTTCCGCATCATCATCATCGACGAAGTTCACATGCTGTCGGCCTCCGCGTTCAACGCGCTGCTCAAGACGCTCGAGGAGCCGCCGCCGCACGTCAAGTTCATCTTCGCCACCACCGAGGGCGACAAGATCCCGCCGACGATCATCTCGCGCTGCCAGCGCTTCGACCTGCGCCGCATCCACACCGCGCTCATCGTCGAACGGTTGCGCATGATCTGCGAACAGGAGCATGTGGCGATCACCGACGACGCCCTGCTGGCCGTGGCCCGCGGTGCGGACGGCGGCATGCGCGACGCCCAGTCCGCCCTGGACCAGTTGATCTCATTCAAGGGCGATACGCTCACGGAGGACGACGTCCTCGCCGTTTTCGGCCTCGTATCGCGCCGGTCGCTCGAAACGCTCGCCGGCCACATCCTCACCGGCGGCCTGGCCGACATCCTCCGGCTGGTCGCCCTGTTCGATAGCGCCGGCAAGGACCTGCGGCGGCTCGTCGCCGAGTTGCTCGACCATTTCCGCAACCTCCTCGTGTTCCAGCATGTCGGCGCCGATGCGGGGAGCCTCGACGCCACCCCGGAGCAGATTCACACGCTGGCCCTGCAAGCCGAGACGTCCGACCCGGCGCGCGTGTTGAGGGTGGCCGAGATGCTCGCCGAAACCGAAGGCCGACTGCGCCATGCGCTGAACGTACGCACCCTGCTCGAGACCGCCCTGATCCGCTGCGCGCGCGCCAGTACAACCGTCACCCTGGAGGACGTGATCAAGCGACTGAACGCGATCCGGAGCGCCGAGCCGCCGCCCGCCGCCCCGGCGGCGCCCGAGCGGAATCCGGCGGCGCGGCGGCAGCAGGTTTTCGACGATCCGGCGGTCAAGCGGGCGATGGAGCTCTTTGACGGAGACGTGGTCGGCATCGAGGAGTGA
- a CDS encoding 50S ribosomal protein L19 produces the protein MIANAIDTINKESMKQDPLSYKIGDSVRVHVKIKEGDKERVQVFAGTVIACDGGKAATATFTVRRISFGVGVEKVFPVNSPFIEKIEIERSSKIRRAKLYYLRELTGKKARLRQA, from the coding sequence ATGATTGCGAACGCGATTGACACGATCAACAAAGAGTCCATGAAGCAGGATCCGCTGTCGTATAAAATCGGCGACAGCGTGCGCGTACACGTTAAGATCAAAGAAGGAGACAAGGAACGCGTGCAGGTCTTCGCTGGAACGGTGATCGCTTGCGACGGCGGCAAGGCCGCCACGGCGACGTTCACGGTGCGCCGCATCTCCTTTGGCGTCGGCGTCGAGAAGGTCTTTCCCGTGAACTCGCCTTTTATCGAAAAGATCGAGATCGAGCGTTCGTCCAAGATCCGCCGGGCGAAGCTCTATTATCTGCGCGAATTGACCGGCAAAAAGGCCCGCCTGCGCCAGGCGTGA
- a CDS encoding sigma-54-dependent Fis family transcriptional regulator — translation MPSVLIVDDEPRILTLLSSLLKTNAIESVSARDGTQALKALTEQTFDCIVSDIRMSPMDGMELFRKVCVANPDIPFVMLTAYGTVESAIEAMRLGAFDYLTKPFKIDDFLTVIRRAIAYKSVVGNQAQVPITAEQTRFEHVIAESDPMKKACEVVRRVAPTDATVLIEGESGTGKEVIARALHENSLRKDKPFIAVNCAAIPENLMESEMFGHIRGSFTGATTDKMGLFEAANGGTLFLDEVTSLPLALQGKLLRVLQEQEIRRVGATASMKVDVRVLAASNAKLEEKVKKNAFRQDLYYRIAVITIDLPPLRERIADILPLARHFLSCETIRGRGEHRLSREAADILIRHVWPGNVRELENAIRHAVTFADGDEITQDLLPPRIVSSAASNPTPAIAASEVEAASDCYRNQSLRAFLREKEKEYLEQILSKSNGNKEKAAKALKISLATLYRKLPEGEASPSVDDQE, via the coding sequence ATGCCTTCGGTCTTGATAGTTGACGACGAACCGCGGATTCTGACGTTGCTCAGCAGCCTGCTCAAAACGAACGCGATCGAGTCCGTCTCGGCGCGGGACGGCACGCAAGCGCTGAAAGCCCTCACCGAGCAGACGTTTGACTGCATCGTTTCCGATATCCGCATGTCGCCCATGGATGGCATGGAGTTGTTCCGCAAAGTGTGCGTCGCGAACCCGGATATCCCTTTTGTCATGCTGACGGCGTACGGCACGGTTGAGAGCGCCATCGAGGCCATGCGTCTGGGGGCCTTTGATTATCTCACCAAGCCCTTCAAGATCGACGACTTCCTCACGGTGATCCGTCGCGCCATCGCGTACAAAAGCGTCGTCGGCAATCAGGCGCAGGTGCCGATCACCGCCGAGCAAACCCGGTTCGAACATGTCATCGCGGAAAGCGATCCGATGAAGAAAGCCTGTGAGGTGGTGAGGCGCGTGGCCCCCACCGACGCCACCGTCCTGATCGAGGGAGAAAGCGGCACCGGCAAAGAGGTCATCGCGCGCGCGCTACACGAGAACAGCCTGCGCAAAGACAAGCCATTCATTGCCGTCAACTGCGCCGCCATCCCCGAGAATCTGATGGAGTCGGAAATGTTCGGCCACATCCGCGGCTCATTCACCGGCGCGACCACCGATAAGATGGGGCTCTTCGAGGCCGCAAACGGCGGCACCCTCTTTCTGGATGAGGTCACGTCCCTGCCGTTGGCGCTGCAGGGCAAGCTCCTCCGCGTCCTGCAGGAGCAGGAGATCCGGCGTGTCGGCGCCACCGCATCCATGAAAGTCGACGTGCGGGTGCTCGCCGCCTCAAACGCGAAACTCGAGGAGAAGGTCAAGAAAAACGCCTTCCGGCAGGATCTGTACTACCGCATCGCCGTCATCACCATTGACCTCCCTCCGCTTCGCGAGCGGATCGCGGACATCCTCCCGCTCGCGCGGCATTTCCTCTCCTGCGAGACCATCCGGGGCCGCGGCGAACACCGCCTCTCCCGGGAGGCGGCCGACATTCTGATCCGGCATGTGTGGCCGGGCAATGTCCGAGAACTCGAGAACGCCATCCGCCACGCCGTCACGTTTGCCGATGGCGACGAGATCACCCAAGACCTCCTGCCGCCGCGGATCGTCTCCTCGGCCGCGAGCAACCCCACCCCGGCCATCGCCGCATCCGAGGTGGAAGCCGCCAGCGATTGTTACCGCAACCAATCGCTCCGCGCCTTCCTGCGTGAGAAGGAGAAGGAATACCTCGAACAGATTCTTTCCAAGTCCAACGGCAACAAGGAGAAAGCGGCCAAAGCCCTCAAGATCAGCCTCGCCACCCTCTATCGCAAACTCCCCGAAGGCGAAGCCAGCCCGTCGGTCGATGATCAGGAGTAA
- a CDS encoding TlyA family RNA methyltransferase: MQGVKKNRLDAIVVARGLAASREQAQRLILAGAVRVNGQVAAKAGHTFDDDAVIERTAQPRFVSRGGDKLEGAFAAFPITVAGLDCVDVGASTGGFTDCLLQHGAARVVAVDVGRAQLHGRLRQDPRVTVIEGLNARYLTPAHLPFVPQFGVTDVSFISLRLILPPLAAALAPGSGLISLIKPQFEAGRGQAPKGVVRDPTVREAVVAAIRAFGTGVIGLEWLGVETSPLLGPEGNVGVMAYWRTPGRKQREANA, encoded by the coding sequence ATGCAAGGCGTGAAGAAGAACCGGCTCGACGCCATCGTCGTGGCGCGCGGCCTCGCCGCGAGCCGCGAACAGGCGCAGCGGCTCATCCTCGCGGGCGCCGTGCGGGTCAACGGTCAGGTCGCCGCCAAGGCGGGGCACACCTTCGATGACGATGCCGTGATCGAGCGGACCGCGCAGCCGCGCTTTGTCAGCCGCGGCGGCGATAAGCTCGAGGGCGCCTTCGCCGCCTTCCCGATCACCGTCGCGGGACTCGACTGCGTGGACGTCGGCGCCTCCACGGGCGGCTTCACCGACTGTCTCCTGCAGCATGGCGCGGCGCGGGTCGTGGCGGTGGACGTGGGACGGGCGCAGTTGCACGGACGGCTGCGGCAGGATCCGCGGGTCACCGTGATCGAGGGGTTGAACGCGCGTTATCTCACGCCGGCGCATCTCCCGTTTGTGCCGCAGTTCGGTGTGACCGATGTCTCGTTCATCTCGCTGCGGCTGATCCTGCCGCCGCTGGCCGCCGCGCTGGCGCCGGGCAGCGGGCTGATCTCGCTGATCAAGCCGCAGTTCGAGGCCGGGCGCGGCCAAGCCCCCAAAGGCGTCGTACGCGACCCGACGGTGCGCGAGGCGGTCGTGGCCGCGATTCGCGCCTTCGGTACGGGCGTGATCGGACTGGAATGGCTGGGGGTCGAGACGTCGCCGCTGCTCGGCCCCGAGGGCAATGTGGGGGTTATGGCCTATTGGCGGACACCGGGAAGAAAACAACGGGAGGCGAACGCATGA